The DNA window AAATGAAATGAAATTTAGATTATTTTgcataaattaaattatcattttttttttttttctctccttctttttttctagaatattttataaGATCCGTATATTATTCTAGAAGCTCAAgtaactattttttttgtttttgttttgaaagtagtaataataataatttctattgttattaaggcaaaatttttgaattttagaagcagcttttttttttttttttttttttttttttttttaaatttttttatataaataaaaataaaaaaaaataaaaaaaaatattaatgaaaatgcaAAAAAACTTTTGCCCGCcaaattcaaatttatttttttatattgacGTCCCCcacttttatatatatatatatacatactcatttatttatttgtcaTTTTATACCACAAAATctacacatatatatttctctttttcccttatagttttattttctatttggGAAACTGTTATAACATTactttcaaaatatattaataatcatCCATATTTAGATTACAAGGTCACTATATAACCCTTACTGCtatcaataaaacaaaacaaatattcaTAACGAAACATACTCACAGAAATACtcaaaaagaatataataGATAAGTAataatttcctttttttaaaaaaaaaaaaaaaaaaaaagaaaaaaaaaaagaaaaggttAATGTTTGAAGTGATTGTATTGGGAAGTTCTGGTGGTCCTTTTGAAACACAAACACAATGTTTTTTGGTAAGATTGAATAATTgcaacaataatgatagcAATAACGATGAGTATATATCCTTTGATGGTGGGTGTGGGTTAAATGCGATAGCTAAATTATTTACcgttgaaaataaaacttataCCCCAGAGATCGATTTATACTGTACAACTACCACAAATACCAGCAAAATGATGGATTTAATCACTGATAAATCCGTTAatgtaattttaaaatcacCTGACATAAAAACAAGCCAGAACTCAAACATTTTATCCAAAACGTTACAATTTTatggaaaaattaacaagTTCTTCATAACTCATGCTCATTTGGATCATATTAGTGggtttattatcaatacaCCAATACTATACGATCAATTATACAATGATTTAAATCAACATACCACAAATATGCAGAAAACGTTGTATGGTTTAGAGACCACTGTACGACCCATCACAgagaatatatttaattgtAAGATATGGCCGAATTTATTAGCTATTAAAACGAATAGCGGTGATGCAAAAATATCCAGTGAAATTTTGATACCAGGGAAAGAATATGTTCTATCTTCTTCCCTTAGGAAAAATGATGCATACAGTATAGTAACTTTGCCCTTAAGACATGGAACCAGCATAACCACGGGGGAGATAGTTTTTAGTAGCGTATACATTTTATTCAATCATCTTTCAAGCGAGAtgctttttgtttttggcGATTGTGAAAGTGATCCTACGTATTTAAATCAGGTTTGGGAGTATGCTACTAGTAAaacttcttttaaaattaaagggATATTTATTGAATGCTCAATGCCGGATGATCCTAGCGCAATTAACGATCCTAATGATCCAAACAATGGTGCTGAACTGTACGGCCATATGTCGccttattatttaatttgtgAACTAGAAAAATTGATCAGGAAGATCCAAAGTAAAGGTAATACGccatttatattaaatattttcataacGCACgttaaacaaaatacatTAGCAATGGCAACAAGTAATACCGATAATTATAGTTATAACCCTAAACTGCTAATACTTGAACAATTGAAATGTAAtgcaagaaaaagaaaactagATAAGATTTTGaagttttcaattttaatgaATGATTATACCTATTATGTTTGATTAGGCGTTGCTGCCATTTATAGtgttgaaataaaatacgaaatttataaattgtATTCTTGCTACAAATTAActtatataataatgataataactaTGGATAAATAGCAGGGgtttcttttatttcctttgtgataaataatacgggataattattaaaaaaaaaaaacaaaaaaatcacaACTCAACACCACCACCCTCAATAATGTCCATTTCAAGAGGTTCAATCGGTTTGAATCTATACTGTAAGGGTAGATTATTAATGGAAGAAACTTCACCATCTTGCAATGGCCTGTTTGTGAATGTAGTCTGTTTGTCAGTTTTACTAGTGGTCTTAACAGTTGCagtctttttttcatacgGAACAACTTTAAATGGCCTTTGCTTAGATAAGAATTCAGGAACCGAAATCAGGTCTTTTGAAGTGGGTAGTAATCCAGCACTGAATGGATGTGGTTTGATTTCCTTGGAAGAAGAATCATAGTGAATCTTTGGAcctaaaaatttaatcatGGGGACATAGGTCCATTGTGATTTAGCGGCAGTTGCCAATTTAACAGCTGTTGGGTTCATTTTTGACGTTTTATTGATAGTACTTTCTGGTGTTTTAATAGAATTAACTAATTTGTTCGTCACAACAGGTTTGATAATATCGATAGATTTTTTAGCGTTACCAGAGCTTTTATTACCGGTTATTATATTCtttaaaatgtttaataaaGACAACTTGgcaatatatatgtgtgtattgtatttttgttttttgttttattggtattttgTGGTTACTATTTGAATTGGTTAActtaaacaaataaacaatgaAATCAATCTAGAATTGCATTACACAGAGAgcgttttttcttttttttttctttttttttttttctttttttatttcttcttttttaactatCCAATCTTCAAAGATGGTGATAGAATGGGTTAATTGtaaggagaaaaaaagaaaagaaaaacagaTTACAAGGaacttttatttacaaaTGCTTAGAATTTCaggtttattattttaaaaccatCGAGAAATATCGTGcatttttttacctttaaacaaaaaaaaaagacaacaaaataaaaatttaaaggggagaaattaaaaaaaatcgcTTTTTCTGTTTATTTTCGGAGCCGAGAATTTCTTAGCTTGTGATATTAATAGCACATCATCACCTTATACGAacatttgtttttccttctttacGCGCgtctttttcaataataaataacaaaaaaaaaaaaaaaaaaaaaaaaaaaaaccaaaattaataaatctcTGTTTCCCATTTGCCAAATAATGAACCAATGTTCGAAATATCATTTATCCAAAGAGAGGAAAAACctaacaaatatatataaaaagacCATAGAAACTAAAGTAGGAAAAGATCCGatcattactattacttATTAACATGGATCATATTTGTCGTtgtgaaaatgaaaaaaccctaggtttatttgttaaacAACAAGACTATGATAAGCATTCCGATAGCACGGctccttctttttccccATCAATTATTAATCATAATAGCCATATACTAATATGGTTATAtgtaaaacttttattcaAAGTTATACTCTTAATACTGATATTAATAGTTTTAGTAAAATTCGTTCTAATAGTTAATCAAGATTTTAATACGAAAATAGATATTCTAAACACAATTGAGCGACAAAAGTATTTGGAATGTAGTGAAAATTACCATTTAAATCATTGTCATAGTGATACTGACGAGGAGATAGTTCCTGCATTGAAGGAAATTTGTAatgaatattttctttgcaTGTCTAactccaataataataaaacgaCGATGAAAAGTAAATTGATCGTGTCTATATTTTCAGAGTTAATTAATGAATTCGTTTCTACGATTCATTATAAATCGATGGTTCTACTACTTTTGGtgatgataattatattaaaagtgTTAGTtttataacattttttttttaggtcCGTTGTTCCttttagatttttatttctaatgttgcaaaaaaaaaaaaaaaaaaaaaaaaatataatacaaaattataatgTTCGGTGCTATACTGTGGTTTAATGACACGGGAAGACAAGATAAGTCAAAATTACACACacacaaatatatataatatatacatcCAGTAACTTGACTCAAGCATATTAAATTTCCTTAAttctataaaatttataaaaagaagctgataatatttattataaaaaaagctttttttttttacaaaaacaagaaaaaaaaaacaaaaacaagaaaaaaaaaaacaaaaacaaaaccaaaaaacaaaaccaaaaaaattcttaTCAATGACCACTATTCCCACGCTAGAATTACCTCCTCAGCCAGTGGGGAATGATAATCCCACAAAGTTACCACCACAAAGAATTCCTATTATAGGTTTTGGAAGTGGCACTAAATGGAGGATAACTAAATCCTCTGGTGAAACCAAGGGCAAATTTATCCAACAACTAGCTGATCAAGTTAAAAATGCAATCGAAGTGGGATTTAACCACATAGATACAGCAGAAGCCTACAAAACTCATGATGAAGTTGGTGTGGGCATAAAGGAAAGTGGTATTCCAAGAGAGAAGCTATGGATCACTGATAAATACACCACGTGGTCTTGGTTATGGAGAAAAGGCACCGGCCCGCTAGATTCTTTAACtatttcattaaaaaaaatggatttGGAATATGTCGACTTATATCTTTTACATACCCCTACCATTACTTTGGAAACTAGCGGTATTACATTAAAGGAGGCTTGGAAACAAATGGAAACTATTTATGAATCCGGCTTAGCAAAAAACATCGGCGTTTCAAATTTCTCAGTTGCAGATTTAGAATACATCAAAtcttttggaaaatataaacctCAGGTTAACCAAATCGAATTTCATGCCTATTTACAAGCACAAACTCCTGGCATTGttaaatattgttttgatAATGGAATTATAGTAGAAGGTTATTCTCCGTTAACCCCAATCACCAAGGCAAGACCTGGCCCCTTAGATAACTTGCTAACCAACTTAGCTGAAAAGTATGGAAAATCGGAATTGCAGATTTTGTTAAGATGGGTTACTCAGTATGGTGTAGTAGTATTAACGACAAGTTCGAAAAGGGAAAGACTATTGGAAGCCATagatatttttagttttgaaCTTTCTAAGCAAGATTTTGAGGAAATCTCAAAAATCGGAAAGCAAAAAGTTTTCCGTAGTGTGTTCAATGAGAATTACGATAAATATAACAATGTTTTATACGATTGatgtacatatatattctaTTCTGACCGAGGTTTTCTCCACTCTCTAAACTCCTTTGATACTATTTCATTATATTTGTACTTGCTAATCTCCTCGCTATCTGATGCAATTTTTaccaattttaaatgattaTCTTGATACCATAatctataataattatcatcTTGGCTCTTGTCAATATTAGCCATCAACCACTCCATAACGCATCCGTACCACTTGATACAATCTACAAAATAAGCTTGTAAGTTCGaattttggtttttaaaaagttcCGGGATCTCAACCGTTTGAAATTCTTCAACTGCAATCAAATTAAACTCATCGTCTCTATAACCATA is part of the Saccharomycodes ludwigii strain NBRC 1722 chromosome III, whole genome shotgun sequence genome and encodes:
- the PDE1 gene encoding 3',5'-cyclic-nucleotide phosphodiesterase PDE1 (similar to Saccharomyces cerevisiae YGL248W | PDE1 | PhosphoDiEsterase), whose product is MFEVIVLGSSGGPFETQTQCFLVRLNNCNNNDSNNDEYISFDGGCGLNAIAKLFTVENKTYTPEIDLYCTTTTNTSKMMDLITDKSVNVILKSPDIKTSQNSNILSKTLQFYGKINKFFITHAHLDHISGFIINTPILYDQLYNDLNQHTTNMQKTLYGLETTVRPITENIFNCKIWPNLLAIKTNSGDAKISSEILIPGKEYVLSSSLRKNDAYSIVTLPLRHGTSITTGEIVFSSVYILFNHLSSEMLFVFGDCESDPTYLNQVWEYATSKTSFKIKGIFIECSMPDDPSAINDPNDPNNGAELYGHMSPYYLICELEKLIRKIQSKGNTPFILNIFITHVKQNTLAMATSNTDNYSYNPKLLILEQLKCNARKRKLDKILKFSILMNDYTYYV
- the KGD4 gene encoding alpha-ketoglutarate dehydrogenase subunit KGD4 (similar to Saccharomyces cerevisiae YFR049W | YMR31 | Yeast Mitochondrial Ribosomal protein), with protein sequence MNPTAVKLATAAKSQWTYVPMIKFLGPKIHYDSSSKEIKPHPFSAGLLPTSKDLISVPEFLSKQRPFKVVPYEKKTATVKTTSKTDKQTTFTNRPLQDGEVSSINNLPLQYRFKPIEPLEMDIIEGGGVEL
- the BRR6 gene encoding Brr6p (similar to Saccharomyces cerevisiae YHR036W | BRL1 | BRr6 Like protein) — encoded protein: MDHICRCENEKTLGLFVKQQDYDKHSDSTAPSFSPSIINHNSHILIWLYVKLLFKVILLILILIVLVKFVLIVNQDFNTKIDILNTIERQKYLECSENYHLNHCHSDTDEEIVPALKEICNEYFLCMSNSNNNKTTMKSKLIVSIFSELINEFVSTIHYKSMVLLLLVMIIILKVLVL
- a CDS encoding aldo/keto reductase (similar to Saccharomyces cerevisiae YDL124W | NADPH-dependent alpha-keto amide reductase); the protein is MTTIPTLELPPQPVGNDNPTKLPPQRIPIIGFGSGTKWRITKSSGETKGKFIQQLADQVKNAIEVGFNHIDTAEAYKTHDEVGVGIKESGIPREKLWITDKYTTWSWLWRKGTGPLDSLTISLKKMDLEYVDLYLLHTPTITLETSGITLKEAWKQMETIYESGLAKNIGVSNFSVADLEYIKSFGKYKPQVNQIEFHAYLQAQTPGIVKYCFDNGIIVEGYSPLTPITKARPGPLDNLLTNLAEKYGKSELQILLRWVTQYGVVVLTTSSKRERLLEAIDIFSFELSKQDFEEISKIGKQKVFRSVFNENYDKYNNVLYD